Proteins found in one Nitrosopumilus maritimus SCM1 genomic segment:
- a CDS encoding peptidase: MHNKFALFITIIGIFTIPALVPDVFGHGLGGDQAPAISFGDMAVTVSTQLTPSDITVGEVDTANMQVRFFDTVTDTNLDKVTYRIEVWQSGELLARNLFYDLDGRLDVKITPKTDCNEENLHQCSVYYGSEHVSAPGALFVYGTDCNDENLDVCARPEITGPIFIEGGLYQIRVDIEAATSPKSILANLLSYDTFVSIAQDQNFMIQTANADIPVVVKTYYDQVDNFNFDQSDNSISFDMPFDWTPEYVDLVQVVHEEVRVPKTFAPYAEGKQFKGYVNGIEVDQRALLNDPYSYDDTNVVHFLITNQELQRINETLGEANYENPKMDLKLVPLDEIEKQSTEFYLVDTTNYEPVPTTVNISWDGSYGAGDEIPFEITFFDENRELIRDMRYVVSFIDENDEVLETFLGDDPQMPGIVATEGIDIKKIYVPSQGVYRIDIRALGTGLAYDETYAGIGSGIIELGPSTGKTVPTPEEQTPAAIPAWIKNNAEWWAAGQIDDGSFVQGIQYLVKENILQIPPTSAGEGTGSNEIPAWIKNNAGWWAEGAIDDDAFIQGIQFLIKEGIMKVQS; the protein is encoded by the coding sequence TTGCATAACAAATTTGCGTTATTCATTACGATAATTGGAATTTTCACAATACCTGCATTAGTACCTGATGTCTTTGGACATGGTCTAGGTGGAGATCAAGCTCCTGCTATCTCTTTTGGTGATATGGCAGTGACTGTTAGCACACAACTAACTCCATCTGATATTACAGTAGGTGAAGTTGATACCGCAAACATGCAAGTTCGTTTCTTTGATACTGTGACTGATACCAATCTTGACAAAGTAACCTACAGAATAGAAGTTTGGCAAAGTGGAGAACTTTTAGCTAGAAACTTGTTTTATGATTTGGATGGACGACTAGATGTAAAAATAACACCAAAAACTGATTGTAATGAGGAAAATCTACATCAATGTTCTGTTTATTATGGTTCAGAACATGTCAGTGCACCTGGTGCTCTATTTGTTTATGGTACGGATTGTAATGATGAGAATTTAGATGTGTGTGCAAGACCTGAAATTACGGGTCCAATATTCATAGAAGGTGGATTGTATCAAATCCGTGTTGATATTGAAGCTGCAACCAGTCCAAAATCTATCTTGGCAAATTTGTTAAGCTATGATACTTTTGTTAGTATTGCACAAGATCAAAACTTTATGATACAAACTGCAAATGCAGACATTCCAGTTGTTGTCAAAACATACTATGATCAAGTTGATAATTTCAACTTTGATCAATCAGATAATTCAATTTCATTTGATATGCCATTTGACTGGACTCCAGAATATGTTGATTTGGTCCAAGTAGTTCATGAAGAAGTTAGAGTCCCAAAAACATTTGCACCATATGCAGAAGGTAAACAATTCAAAGGATATGTTAATGGTATCGAGGTTGATCAAAGAGCATTACTAAATGATCCATACTCATATGATGATACTAACGTTGTTCACTTTCTAATTACTAATCAAGAATTACAAAGAATTAACGAGACATTAGGTGAAGCAAACTATGAAAATCCAAAAATGGATTTGAAACTCGTTCCACTTGATGAAATAGAAAAACAATCAACTGAATTTTATCTAGTAGACACTACAAACTATGAACCTGTTCCAACAACTGTTAACATTTCATGGGATGGAAGTTATGGCGCAGGAGATGAAATTCCATTTGAGATTACATTCTTTGATGAAAATAGAGAACTTATTCGAGATATGAGATATGTTGTATCATTTATTGACGAAAACGATGAAGTCCTAGAGACCTTTTTGGGAGATGATCCACAAATGCCAGGAATAGTGGCCACTGAAGGAATTGACATAAAGAAAATCTATGTCCCATCACAAGGAGTCTATAGGATTGACATTAGAGCCTTAGGTACTGGATTAGCATATGATGAGACTTATGCAGGAATTGGTTCAGGAATAATTGAGTTAGGTCCTAGTACTGGTAAAACTGTGCCTACACCTGAAGAACAAACACCGGCCGCAATTCCTGCATGGATTAAGAACAATGCAGAATGGTGGGCTGCTGGACAAATAGATGATGGTTCTTTTGTTCAGGGAATTCAATATTTAGTTAAAGAAAATATTTTGCAAATCCCCCCAACCTCTGCAGGTGAAGGTACAGGTTCTAATGAAATTCCAGCATGGATTAAAAACAATGCAGGTTGGTGGGCAGAAGGCGCAATTGATGATGATGCCTTTATCCAAGGAATTCAATTCTTGATTAAAGAAGGAATCATGAAAGTTCAATCATAA